In Hominilimicola fabiformis, a genomic segment contains:
- the rpsG gene encoding 30S ribosomal protein S7 produces the protein MPRKGFIAKREVLPDPIYNNVVVTKLINNIMLDGKKGVAQKIVYDAFNIVAEKTGKDALEAFQEAMDNIMPVLEVKARRVGGATYQVPMEVRPERRQTLGLRWLTRYSRERNEKTMKERLANEIVDAINGTGGSVKKREDTHKMAEANKAFAHYRW, from the coding sequence GTGCCAAGAAAAGGTTTTATAGCAAAAAGAGAAGTGCTACCTGATCCGATATACAATAACGTTGTTGTAACAAAGCTTATAAACAACATTATGCTTGACGGTAAAAAGGGTGTTGCTCAGAAAATAGTTTATGATGCATTCAATATCGTAGCAGAAAAGACAGGTAAGGACGCACTTGAAGCATTCCAGGAAGCTATGGATAACATCATGCCGGTTCTTGAAGTAAAAGCAAGACGTGTGGGTGGTGCAACATACCAAGTTCCTATGGAAGTTCGTCCGGAAAGACGCCAAACATTGGGTCTAAGATGGCTTACTCGTTACTCAAGAGAACGTAACGAAAAGACAATGAAGGAAAGACTTGCAAACGAAATCGTTGACGCTATCAACGGTACAGGCGGTTCAGTTAAGAAACGTGAAGATACTCACAAGATGGCTGAAGCTAACAAGGCTTTCGCTCACTACAGATGGTAA